A genomic region of Thermodesulfobacteriota bacterium contains the following coding sequences:
- a CDS encoding aldehyde ferredoxin oxidoreductase N-terminal domain-containing protein translates to MALNRKIAYIDLNRKKIDITPIPLQWRRRFLGGRGIGAYLLLKHASPKCDALGSDNVIVISTGLLGGTLATLSGCTFVMAKSPLSNLLCNVQLKGLFASEIRWAGFDHLVITGCARRPVYLYINNGTVEIRDAKKVWGKNVSKAHEQIRQELKNEDIRMIGIGPSGENLVRFATLTTDENAISGRTGIGAVFGSKNIKTVVCRGTMDLEIKRPDDVLKFKTKNAGQADDIQKKNVTQTDQLEQKIAIRDITPSKLTDCGFNSFAESKFLTRELGMDPLAVSGMLNWAFTLFEKGNLKANKANSLKFNPENPDSVGEMIKHIAYRKGVGNILAKGSFRAAAIIGYSSLNYFAPVKWLIKLYSEDPLPANFASLMPTGKDTDIVEPDGLEPLEGNAGSITLDEINEMILNCLGIFVEKGLVSLFDGDPLKRLIEQIRFNTGLNFDANELKKIACRCYALERLFNIGEEVTWRNDFHPDCSFDVPSGLEMTGPMWDSIDLKEFKRKVSKYYRQRRWSKKDLLKAGVFKKLEIDDLWPSLRR, encoded by the coding sequence ATGGCATTAAATCGCAAAATTGCCTATATCGACCTGAATCGAAAAAAAATTGACATAACCCCCATCCCTCTGCAATGGAGGCGACGATTTTTAGGGGGTAGAGGTATCGGCGCTTACCTGTTGCTTAAGCATGCGTCTCCCAAATGTGATGCCCTTGGCTCTGATAATGTAATCGTTATCAGTACCGGTTTACTGGGGGGCACATTGGCCACCCTTTCAGGCTGCACCTTTGTAATGGCCAAATCTCCGCTTAGCAATCTTTTATGCAACGTTCAACTGAAAGGATTGTTTGCCTCTGAAATACGCTGGGCGGGTTTTGATCACCTGGTTATCACGGGTTGTGCAAGAAGGCCGGTATATCTTTATATAAATAATGGTACGGTAGAAATCAGAGATGCCAAAAAGGTTTGGGGAAAAAATGTGTCTAAAGCACATGAGCAAATTCGGCAGGAACTAAAAAATGAAGACATCCGAATGATAGGCATCGGCCCTTCAGGCGAAAACCTGGTAAGGTTTGCCACCCTGACAACCGATGAGAACGCTATTTCGGGCCGTACAGGTATAGGAGCGGTATTTGGTTCAAAAAACATTAAAACCGTTGTCTGCCGGGGAACCATGGATTTGGAAATAAAGCGGCCCGATGATGTTCTGAAATTCAAAACAAAAAACGCTGGCCAGGCAGACGACATACAGAAAAAAAACGTAACCCAAACAGATCAATTGGAGCAGAAAATAGCTATAAGAGATATTACGCCATCCAAGCTTACTGATTGCGGCTTCAATTCGTTTGCAGAAAGTAAGTTTCTGACCAGAGAGCTCGGAATGGATCCTCTGGCGGTAAGTGGAATGCTCAACTGGGCGTTTACTTTATTTGAGAAAGGTAATCTCAAGGCAAATAAAGCAAACAGCTTAAAATTTAACCCGGAAAACCCTGATTCTGTTGGGGAAATGATTAAACATATCGCCTATCGCAAGGGGGTGGGGAATATCCTGGCAAAAGGATCATTTCGAGCTGCGGCAATAATCGGATATTCGTCCCTAAATTATTTTGCTCCGGTGAAATGGTTGATCAAACTATATTCAGAAGATCCGCTACCTGCAAACTTTGCAAGCTTGATGCCAACCGGCAAAGATACCGACATAGTTGAACCGGATGGCCTTGAGCCGCTGGAAGGAAATGCCGGTTCCATCACTCTGGATGAAATAAATGAAATGATATTAAACTGTTTGGGAATATTTGTTGAAAAAGGCCTGGTTTCCTTGTTCGATGGTGACCCGCTCAAACGACTGATCGAACAGATCCGTTTCAATACCGGTTTGAACTTTGATGCGAATGAACTGAAAAAGATTGCCTGCCGCTGTTATGCGCTAGAACGGTTATTCAATATTGGAGAAGAGGTCACCTGGCGAAACGATTTTCATCCGGATTGCAGTTTTGATGTGCCATCAGGATTAGAAATGACCGGCCCCATGTGGGACAGTATCGATCTGAAAGAGTTTAAACGCAAGGTTAGCAAATATTACCGGCAGCGAAGATGGAGTAAAAAAGATCTTTTAAAGGCAGGGGTATTTAAAAAACTTGAAATTGATGACCTATGGCCATCGTTAAGAAGATAA
- a CDS encoding 4Fe-4S dicluster domain-containing protein, whose amino-acid sequence MTSRVLVADLKKCTGCKQCELACSLKQTGVINPVKSCIHIIDWNHEGIFLPVFCQQCEDAPCMAVCPKDAIYRDIKLERMVINYDLCVACRMCVFTCPFGALGFDQEKAKVLKCDLCDGDPQCVKFCDTDALSYLDSSVFQYQTTSKTALMLKSATDRKFGHTSPPVGR is encoded by the coding sequence ATGACATCCAGGGTGCTTGTTGCAGATCTCAAAAAATGTACAGGGTGCAAACAGTGTGAACTTGCCTGTTCATTAAAACAGACCGGGGTAATTAATCCGGTCAAGTCCTGTATTCACATTATCGATTGGAATCATGAGGGCATTTTTTTGCCTGTATTCTGCCAGCAATGTGAAGATGCGCCTTGTATGGCTGTTTGTCCCAAAGATGCCATCTATCGTGATATAAAACTGGAACGGATGGTGATTAATTACGATCTTTGCGTGGCATGCAGGATGTGCGTTTTTACCTGTCCATTTGGCGCACTGGGGTTTGATCAGGAAAAAGCCAAGGTTTTAAAATGTGATCTTTGCGATGGAGACCCGCAATGTGTCAAGTTTTGCGATACCGATGCACTGTCTTACCTGGATTCATCTGTGTTTCAATACCAGACCACAAGCAAAACAGCACTTATGTTGAAGAGTGCGACCGACAGAAAATTCGGTCACACTTCACCGCCGGTTGGCCGATAA
- a CDS encoding 4Fe-4S dicluster domain-containing protein: MLYFKVNERCNGCLACVQNCPANALAFKDEGNRRTILHNMARCARCGTCWRVCPQDAIEFQHMLKNQWDEVVTLDLVRCKICDELLYTVDLEKTLSKKNNKKAEPLCSRHKEAHSLKTAACFFPGKKRQEEVKNDRR, from the coding sequence ATGCTTTATTTCAAGGTAAACGAAAGATGCAACGGATGTTTGGCCTGTGTTCAAAACTGTCCGGCCAACGCCCTGGCTTTCAAAGACGAGGGGAACAGGCGGACCATCTTGCACAATATGGCACGATGCGCCCGTTGCGGCACCTGTTGGAGAGTATGCCCTCAAGACGCGATTGAGTTTCAGCATATGCTAAAGAATCAATGGGATGAGGTCGTCACGTTGGATCTAGTTCGCTGTAAGATATGCGACGAACTTCTTTATACTGTCGACCTTGAAAAGACTCTTTCTAAAAAAAACAATAAAAAAGCCGAGCCTCTGTGTTCCAGACACAAAGAAGCTCATTCACTAAAAACAGCGGCATGTTTTTTCCCCGGTAAAAAAAGACAGGAAGAGGTGAAAAATGATCGTCGGTGA
- a CDS encoding methylenetetrahydrofolate reductase C-terminal domain-containing protein: MIVGDLKPLDEIVSSIADYRKVMVLGCGSCVTVCLSGGDREVKALTRELSRTRHYQGDPPCFEEGTILRQCEQDLVKAYQEISPDVEAVLSLACGAGVQIVADVFEPLPIIPALNTTFIGASTTPGIWQEMCQGCGDCMLSFTGGICPVARCSKGLFNGPCGGSQGGRCEVNPEIPCVWALIYYRLKKQNKLHLLHEVRQPKDWRPGGASGPRERKRTGIAGSPGM, translated from the coding sequence ATGATCGTCGGTGATTTAAAACCCTTAGATGAAATTGTTTCCTCCATTGCCGATTACCGTAAAGTGATGGTGCTGGGTTGCGGCAGTTGTGTGACTGTCTGCCTTTCCGGAGGTGACAGAGAAGTTAAAGCTCTTACCAGAGAACTCTCGCGAACCAGACATTATCAGGGAGATCCTCCCTGCTTTGAAGAAGGCACCATCCTAAGGCAGTGTGAACAAGACTTGGTTAAGGCGTATCAGGAAATCTCACCGGATGTTGAAGCTGTATTGTCGCTGGCCTGTGGTGCAGGTGTCCAGATCGTGGCGGATGTATTTGAGCCTTTACCGATTATTCCTGCATTGAATACAACATTTATCGGCGCTTCAACAACCCCCGGCATTTGGCAGGAAATGTGTCAAGGATGCGGCGACTGCATGCTTTCCTTTACCGGCGGGATATGTCCGGTGGCACGATGTTCAAAGGGTCTTTTTAATGGGCCATGCGGCGGTTCTCAGGGGGGGCGTTGCGAAGTTAATCCTGAAATTCCATGCGTCTGGGCTTTGATTTACTATCGATTAAAAAAACAAAATAAACTTCACTTATTGCATGAAGTTAGACAGCCGAAAGACTGGAGACCCGGAGGGGCCTCGGGCCCCAGAGAGCGGAAACGAACGGGAATTGCCGGAAGCCCTGGAATGTGA
- a CDS encoding ethanolamine ammonia-lyase reactivating factor EutA, producing MKKMDVNEIELLSVGIDIGSSTSHLVFSKLLLERDEQSPTRRFIIVNRNIIYEGKIIDTPLLNDHTIDIAKLTDFFKQEYKHAGIDPAEVQTGAVIITGETAKKQNAEEIVETLSNDAGKFVAATAGPNFESVIAAMGSGARDRSQKYNKTILCCDIGGGTSNIALSVNGKIASTGCVSVGGRLIALDSDDKISRITDPAETLMENLGLDYQIGDRILKKDIDQIAETFAQVLIEVITGQPISPLAEKLIITNNLDFTNRIDEYMFSGGVAELIYGGNGHHHDMGQILAEKINLLTPKLTSPVIEPLNKIRATVIGAGAHSLSISGSSGFMDDKLNFPIINIPVIKVNIEHAKLSASHVISEITASFQRVDLAEGKETVALYFKDSIRNSYPEVELFAKSIEAALPNSIDNGIPIILIFENDIACSVGNVMRRETGLKTNLLTLDELDLKEGDWIDIGKPLVGNQVFPVTVKSLVFNMVDNG from the coding sequence ATGAAAAAAATGGACGTAAATGAAATTGAATTACTCAGTGTGGGTATAGATATAGGAAGCTCGACCAGTCATCTGGTATTCTCCAAGCTGTTGCTGGAAAGAGATGAGCAATCTCCGACCCGTCGGTTTATCATTGTAAATAGAAACATAATTTATGAGGGAAAAATCATAGACACACCCCTATTGAACGACCATACCATTGATATAGCGAAATTAACCGATTTTTTTAAACAAGAGTATAAGCACGCGGGAATAGATCCCGCTGAAGTTCAAACCGGTGCGGTTATAATCACCGGCGAAACCGCCAAAAAACAAAATGCAGAGGAAATCGTAGAGACATTATCCAATGATGCGGGAAAATTTGTTGCGGCAACCGCAGGACCGAATTTCGAAAGCGTGATTGCCGCCATGGGTTCCGGCGCAAGAGATCGATCCCAAAAATACAACAAAACAATACTCTGCTGTGATATCGGTGGGGGAACCTCCAACATTGCCCTATCGGTAAATGGCAAAATCGCATCTACCGGTTGTGTCTCTGTCGGAGGGAGACTGATCGCCTTGGATTCTGATGATAAAATTTCGCGCATCACCGATCCTGCGGAAACACTTATGGAAAACCTTGGCCTGGATTATCAAATTGGAGATCGAATCCTGAAAAAGGATATTGATCAAATCGCTGAAACCTTTGCCCAAGTACTAATCGAGGTCATTACCGGACAGCCGATTTCTCCTTTAGCTGAAAAGTTGATCATCACAAATAATCTCGATTTTACCAACCGCATCGATGAATATATGTTTTCAGGGGGTGTCGCGGAACTCATATATGGCGGCAATGGTCATCACCACGACATGGGGCAAATTTTAGCCGAAAAAATTAATTTGCTGACGCCCAAATTAACCTCTCCGGTGATAGAACCGCTGAATAAGATTAGAGCCACTGTCATTGGCGCAGGCGCGCATTCGCTGTCAATTTCCGGCTCATCAGGATTTATGGATGATAAACTCAATTTTCCCATAATAAATATCCCTGTCATCAAGGTGAATATAGAGCATGCAAAATTAAGTGCTTCACATGTCATATCAGAGATAACGGCATCATTTCAGCGTGTTGATTTAGCAGAAGGAAAAGAAACGGTCGCATTGTACTTTAAAGATTCCATAAGGAATTCTTATCCTGAAGTGGAATTATTTGCCAAATCTATTGAAGCGGCTCTTCCCAATTCAATTGATAATGGAATACCCATTATCTTAATCTTTGAGAATGATATTGCGTGCAGCGTAGGGAACGTTATGCGCCGGGAAACCGGATTGAAAACCAATTTGCTGACCCTGGATGAATTGGACCTTAAAGAAGGAGATTGGATCGATATCGGTAAACCTCTGGTTGGCAATCAGGTATTTCCCGTTACGGTTAAATCTCTCGTTTTTAATATGGTGGATAATGGCTGA
- a CDS encoding IclR family transcriptional regulator, translating to MAEKYQAPIVKKAFQILRLISGTDRGLKISELSRNLSISKSTVHGITAALEELGAITRDPLTKRFTLGFTLFELGRSAYSRIDIKDLARPFMQDLMEKTQESVFLGVRNGEHVTIIDIVESMQDLKITSPIGTTIPLMAGATGKIFLSLLGKNQIIQIIESKGLHQYTENTITDPDLYLNEILKVKEKGYAVDNEEYISGVSAVAAPVQVKGHLKSAVWVVGFKASIDEDKLNTLAKQTKNTTELISQKIEQQTSK from the coding sequence ATGGCTGAAAAATATCAGGCCCCAATAGTAAAAAAGGCATTTCAAATATTAAGGCTGATCTCCGGCACTGACAGGGGGCTTAAGATTAGTGAGTTGTCAAGAAATTTGTCCATAAGCAAAAGTACCGTGCACGGAATTACCGCTGCATTGGAAGAATTGGGGGCCATTACCCGCGATCCGCTGACAAAGAGATTCACCCTGGGTTTTACTCTCTTCGAGTTGGGTCGGTCGGCCTATTCCAGGATAGATATAAAGGATCTGGCCCGACCCTTTATGCAAGATCTGATGGAAAAAACGCAGGAATCCGTCTTTCTCGGCGTCCGAAATGGGGAGCATGTCACCATCATTGATATAGTCGAATCGATGCAAGACCTTAAGATTACCTCTCCCATAGGTACCACAATTCCGCTTATGGCTGGGGCCACGGGAAAAATTTTTCTATCGTTGCTGGGGAAAAACCAAATCATCCAAATCATAGAATCAAAAGGTCTTCACCAATATACGGAAAACACAATTACAGATCCCGATTTATACCTCAACGAAATATTAAAGGTAAAAGAAAAAGGGTATGCCGTGGACAATGAAGAGTATATCTCTGGAGTCAGCGCGGTAGCCGCACCTGTTCAAGTAAAAGGACATTTGAAGTCGGCGGTCTGGGTGGTGGGGTTTAAGGCAAGTATTGATGAAGACAAATTGAACACCCTGGCAAAACAAACAAAAAATACGACCGAATTGATCAGCCAAAAAATCGAGCAGCAAACATCTAAATAA